The Prochlorococcus marinus str. MIT 1214 sequence GCAAGAGAGAATCTCTTCAATAAAGAAATGGGTTGAATGGGCTAGCTATGCAATTAAAAACTCCATTTCCAAAAATAACTGCAAGCATTTTGGGAAAGTGGAAACTGGTTTAATAGCTACAGGAGACCGATTCGTTGCAGAGAAATCCTTAATCGATAATCTTTCTAGAGATCTTCCAGGATTATGTGCTGTTGAAATGGAAGGAGCAGCAGTTGCACAAGTTGCGTATCAGGAAAGAGTGCCCTGGCTAATAGTTCGTGTTATTTCTGACGGAGCTGATAATTCAGCCGCACAAAATTTCAAAGACTTTTTGAAAGATTACGAAAAATACTCATGGAATCTCATAGAGACCCTTCTAAAAAACTATAAAACCGCTCCTTGGGAGGGAAAGATAGCTATTTAAACACTATTGATACTAGTCAAAAGCCATGTTATGACTAGTAATTTATACGTTGAATACAACTCCATCAGGTCCAGTCATAGCAGTTGATTACAAGTAACATCTCGGTTAGGCGTAAGTTTAGAAGAGCAGAACATTGATAGAACAACTCAATCAGGACAAAAGTTTGCAACGAACGAACCAATCAATCTATATCTATACAAGATTTGCAACCTCCACAGCGTTTAGAAAAGCTTCATTTAATGGTTCTAAAGGGCTGTTAATCCATTCAGATAGGGCACTTCTCATTCCACAAGACCCATTCCTATAGGCATCTGTCATTTCTAAACCTGTTAATTCATGATTTCCCGAGAGGATTTCAAAGACTAGTTCAGGTTGACTATCGTAATTAGAAAGACAAGTAGATAGCTCTGAAAAAGCATCTTTTAAAGAAAGTTTCTTTTCTTTCCGATGTAACTCAAATAATTCCCTAGCAATCTCTCCATATTTTTTTGCTCCTTTATTAGAAAAAATACTCTCACTTGTATTTAAATCTTTTTCTTTATCAGACAACAAACCACCCAATGAATTGAGTTTTTGTTCAACTATTAAAAGTCTCTTTTCAAGAATATCAATATGTGCAGTCGGTTTAATGGAACCTTGTTCTAGCAACTCAGTGATAAAAGCAGCTAGTGTCTTTCCATTTTTAATAGCCTCAGACTTTAGCCTGAGTAGTAGTTTGGGATCAACCTTAATGTTCAGTTGAGACTTGCCTTTAGCATTCATATTTTTTATATATTTTCTAGTATATCGATTTTTTTTAAAAGAAAAACTGTTACTTGTGAAGATAACTAAATCGGTTATCAAATGAGAATTGCGTCAAGAAAGAGGATCTAAAATTAGAAAGGCCCATATAAGGATAGGAACCTATTCAAAATGTCAAACCCAATGGTACCTTAAAAATATTTTTGCGCTTTTCTCAGTACCAAGAGATAACAAAAGAAGCTAATGACTTTAGACATCTATCTATAGGATCTTTAGAGACAAGTGACTAGGCAGTCACTCTCCAGGAATATACATCATGAAGATATTTTTAACCAGAAAAACTAATATTCATAGAACATAAAAATGTAGCATATGTTTCATCAATAGCCTTCATCTTACTACATTAGATAGTGATAATTGCTTTGCAAGTTTATTCTTTATTGCTTAATAATAATATTATTTCATCGACTTCCTTTAATGAGTAATTTCATTGAATTTAAAGAAATGATAAAAAATTTAAAGAGTGAATGTTTATCAGAGATCTGTGAACAATTCTTATTTGATCATGAAGGGGCAATGAGGATTTTATCAGAATACTGTAATAATTATGGAATGATTATTGATGAGTCAGAAATAAAAAATTACATGTCAGAGATGCATTCAAAAGGTGACTTTGATAATGTTGTTTGTTTTGGAATAGAGCTTTCAGAGAATCAATTATATAAAAAATTTCATCCAAGTTAGTTGTGTTCTTAACAAAAGATGAGCTCACACTATATTATAATCCTCAATATTATAGTACTAAAAAGCGGAATGAATTATGATTTTACCATATAGATGAAATTAGCGAAACGATACTAAGTAAACGCAGTAAACATAATTACCTACATCAAAGAAGTGAAGAGATTAATTACCTTTACAAATATTTTTAACTATCAAATACGTAAGTATATTTAGCACAAGATAAATAAGTTATATTTGTAAGTTTATAGGTAAGAAAAAGATAATAATATAAGGTTTTTATTAATAGTAAGCATGATCTGTCTTCATACCTATACATCTCAGACATCAATTATAAATCTGTTGAAAATTAAAGTTATTTGATCTAAAAAGTTAGAATAAAAGCCTATGGAGAATCCCGAGAATTATTGGTATAAATGAAATCCTGAAAGTTGAATATAAACTCATAGTAGTCGATTCATAGCAAACGATGACAGCGATGTTTTATGGTTAGTCAGAAAATCAGACGAGAATATGAAAACCCAATACATAAAGAAAGAATAATCAACTTTAGCTATATAAAGTAAATTAGTATATTAATAGCTTAAAAAGCATCAATTAATTAATACGCAATAACATCTTCTTTAAGGCTTAAGATGCGATAATTGAAGCTGGATTTCTTGCTATAGCAGGAATGAATATAACGACAAAGTTTACCAGGATATAATTTCTCCATTTACATGCCAAAACTTTCCTGTATCCTCAAGATTTAGTAAATTAATTTTTTTTATAAGTTCTCTTACAGATAATTCAGGGGTAAGTGCCTTAGGTATAGATCTATTTTGAGTATTAACCATCCCTGGATGCAATAAAGCTACAGCTATTCCTCTAGCTCTTAAGTCAATAGATAATGACTTACCAGCCATACAAAGAGCAGATTTTGACATTCTATATCCATAAAAATCTGAATGGGAATTGTCAGCAATAGATCCCATTCGACTAGAAATAAGAATTATTTTACCCGTATTAGATAAGTTTTTAAGAAATACTTTTGTAAGAATTAGTGGGCTAATTGCATTTATATTAAATTGTCTAAGAACACTTTCTTTATTTATATTTGGGAAAGAATCACGTTCAAGCAAACCAGCATTATGAATCATTATATCTATCTTAAAGTCACTTAATTTATTTCTAAGTTTATAAATTGATTCATAGGTTGTAAGATCTATCCCGGATTCCACTTGAACACCAAGATCTGCTAGCTCAGAAGATGTTGATCTACATATAGCAACTATCTTATTTCTTTCAGAGTTAAGCTGGCGGCAGAACTCTAAACCTAAACCTCTATTTGATCCAGTAATAAGATAATTAGTCATATCTTTAAATAAATTGCAATTCAGCTCTAGTAGCCATTTTAATTGCCGTAGAATATAAGGCTTCAGATTCTTCTATCCTACCTTTAAGTTTAAATATTTTCCCTAAATTAATATATAGAATTGTTAAACTTGGATCTATTTCTAATGACTTTAAAAAAGCTTTTTCAGCATTATCTATATCTCCCTTAATTAATAAAATCTCGCCAATATACATATGAGGGAAAGCTGAATAAGGATTTAATCTAATTGATTTCTCCAAAAAATCTAGTGACTCATCAAACTTCGAAAAAGCTTTAAGTATTCTCCCAAAATTTAAAAAAACCCTGTAATCCTTAAACCCTAGACTTATAAAATACTGATAATATTTTGATGCTTCTAAAATATTTCCTTGTGAATGAAATTGCAATGCCTGCTTTTTAATTTGTTCTTTAGATGGTTTTGCGAAGGTATCAATAGAAATAGAAGAATTATATTTAATTTCTTCTAAAGGAAATGGAACAGAAAATGTTTTTACTTCTTTGACTTCCCTCCCCTCTGCATTTTGTCCATCTATATTATCCATATCTTATTTATAGATAAACACATAACCAGATTATATAGCATGAAAATCAATTATTAATACAAAGATCGAAATTTTAGATCCCTAGCTTTTGCCAAATTAATTTAATAGATAGATATTAATTAATCGAGAGTTACATGATAGTGATTAAATTTTTAATTTAATTTTAAAAGAATTTCTTTGAAACGAGTATGCATCAGTTTGACTGACTTCGTCATTTTTTAAAGATACAGATTATTGCTCTACCGAATTAAAAGTCAGAACAAAGCCAAAAGAAAACCTCTTTTAACCCTCGAGAAAGATTTGAATAACTATCTTTCTATACGTCGACAAAACTCCATCAGATCAAGTCATGGCAACTATTTAGTGCTCTATTTTAGGGTTAGACCAAAACAAGAAAAAGTCAGATCATTGACGAGACGTCATGAGAATCGATAATTAACACAATCTGATTTCAAGCAAGAATCTGTTTAGAGCAAATCATAAATTCGTTAGAGAATGCCAGAAGAGCACTCAAAAGTAATAAGACATGGTAAATTTTAACTATGAAAAAGGTAAAAGTTCAAAAACTATTGGACATTAGAGACTCTGTATGGGGATTTTCAAATTTAATAGAAAAAGATCTGCAAACTAATTTAAAAGAAGTAATAAGCCATACTCCAAAAGAGAAGTTTTTTCAATATTCAAGAGGCTTAAAATATGCATTAATGAGTAATAGTAAAAAACTAGATGATGCTCTTTTTAAAAGTGAGCCAATACAAAGAATTATCTCTATTTTTGAAAATCAAAGTATTGTGGAAGTCATAGGAAATTTACTTTTTGAAAGCAACACAGATATCATCCAACATATTGAATATAAGAATATTTTATCAGATTTTACAAATAAATATGATTTAATTCAAAAAATAAGCAATAATAAATATAAATTATTACAGGTAAAAAGCAACAAAGAAAATCCTTGGAGAATCATGCCTTCTTTTACAAAGAAGGCAATTGAGGAGTTTATTTTATCAGAGAACTCGATACCATATATTCCCAGTTTTGAATTTTCAAGGATAGAGAAAGGTGGATGTATTCAACCTCATACTGACCTCTCTCGAAAAATTGCTTCTATAATGATATACCTACCCAAAAATCAGGAGCAAAGAGATAGCTCCCTCGGCACTACCTTTTGGAAACCAAAAAATCTTATGGGTAATAGAGTTTATGAAAACAATATAGAAAATTCATCTAAACAATTATGGGACGAAGAGTACGAAAGTTTTAAAAGAGATTCATGTTCTCCAATACATACAAAGTTTCAGGATCAATTTACTCTTATTTTCTTCAGATCGAATACAAGCTGGCATTCATTTGAATACAAACAAAATGATATAGGTCCAAGATTCTCACTTAATATAAATTTCAATTTTCCAGAAATAGCACAATAAAAACTATTTTTAGCAGAAAAGCTACTTATGCACCAGCGAAAGACTGCTCATTTTAAGTCTTAATCATCTCAAAAAACTGTTATTCAAACTAAAAAGTTAGACCTTTCTTGAGACAGAATGAGACCCTTTAAAGGGCTAGCCAGACATGTCCAATGGTATAGGCATTAATCATCTATGGGCTACTGAGGCATAACACAATTGGAGACGGAAAGAAAGTCTTCAAAGATTTTTATGATTTCAGGTTTTGCCTTAAGAAAAAAAATTAAAAAATAAAATAAATAAAAATTAAAAACCTCAAGGAAAGATCTTAGAATAGATATTAAGATATAGACTTTTAATCTAAATAGTATCTTTTTACGTGACGAAGATATTAGCTCTACATTTTGGTCATAATTCTCATGCTGTTCTTTTAAATAATGGCCATATTGAGTCATACATACAAAGAGAAAGAATCTCTTGTATTAAGGATCAAGGTGGAGTGGATAGGATTCTAATAGAAAAGTGCCTTTCAGATTCAAATACAGATATTAATGAAATTGAACAAATTGCTATAACCAATACTCAATATCGTGAATTCATATTTGAAGATTTTAATTATTTTAATTTTGAATATTCTTCAAACAATGTGGACTCAGATATTGATAATTATTTCATTAAAAATAAAGATAAATACATAAAAAGGAATGAAATTGTTGGTGCTTTAACTACAAATGAAAACCCAAAAGCAACTTATTTCAACTCGAAGCAATACCCACAAATAATTCCATATATTGATGAAATTAATAAAAAGATTAATCTTCCTTCTCAACCTTACTTATGTACATCTAGATCAGATTTTAAGGAAATAACCAATTGTTTTTTTAAAAAATCCAAATCTTCTTTTAATCAATCTAGGGAATGGGCAATTAAAAACTTTTTTATACCTATAAATGTTTATTTGCAAGGAAAAAAAATACCTGGTTTTCTTGTTGATCATCATTATTCTCATACATACTCATCCTCTGTGAAATCAAAACTTAATAAGGCATTAGTTTTTACTTCAGATGGTTCAGGAGATTCTTTATTGGGTAATTTAGCGTCGATTAAAACAGAATCAGGAATATTTCCTTTAGCGCATACAACTTTTCGAGGAGGTCAATTTTATGAGATTTGTGCAAGTTACATTGGACTTGATTGTGGCAAATTCATGGGATTGGCCTCATATGGCAAAAGTAATCCTGAGTTTATAAATTTAATTTCATTAAAGTTAGGTGAAAATATTAATACTCTCACTGAGGCAGCCTTTCTTGCTTATTATCAAAGTTATTTTTCTATCAATATAATTGATAGACAGTATGACCTCTTATCAAAAGAAATAGTTAATTATGCAGCCAATGTTCAATCTATTTTTGAATTAACTTTTTTAAAAACTATCTCTATTTTAAATAGAACGGTAGTAAATAATTTAGATAATGAGAGTGAGGGAATTATTTTATCTGGTGGTTCTGCTTTAAATTGTCCATCTAATACTTTAATAGCAGAAAAGACAGGTTATAAAAATGTTTTTGTAGAGCCTAGTTGTAATGATGAAGGTTTAGGCTTTGGAGCAGCCATAGCTTTAGAGAACGTTATTAATAATAAATTATCAATAAACCAATTAAAAGCTAATCAAACTAATTATTCATCTCCATACCTGGGTCCTAAAGCTATTCCACTAAAAAATGAGCTCATTAAACAACTCTCAGATGAATTATTATTCAAAGAGATAGAGTCTATTTCATGGAGCGACAATGTCGCAAAAATGTTAGTTAATAAATCTGTAGGAATAATTTTAAAAGATAATTCTGAGATTGGGCCAAGAGCATTAGGTAATAGATCCATAATTGCAATTCCAGATAATTATGAAGTATCTAATAAGGTGAATTCAATAAAAAATCGTGAAAAGTGGAGACCTTTAGCACCTGCTTGCCTTGAAAAATACTTTAATTATTTTTTCAATGGTCCTAAGAATCCATATATGTTAATGACATGTAAAGCTAAAAATATATATTTCCCTGGAGTAATACATGTCGATGGTTCCTCAAGGGTTCAGTGTGTAGACAGGAGCTCAAATAACTTCTATTTAATATTAAATTCTATCGATAAATTAATAAATAAGCCTATACTTTTATTGAATACATCATGCAATCGAAAAGGAGAGCCTATTATTAATGATGCTAATACAGCTCTTGAATATTTAAGAACTTCAGAGATTGATTTTTTAGTTACAGATAAATATCTAATAACAAAAAAAAATAACAGTTACCAATCAAATCTGGATTCTTAAGACCAGCTTGTCTCAAAACACAAGTTTCTCGTCTCAACAAGTTAGACTTATTTGTTAGACCAGAGCTTAGTCTAACTCGTGAAAACCCTTGGTATGAATGGATACTTAGACGTTGAATAAAAACTCCATAACGTCCAGTCATGCCAATCGATTACGAGCAAAAATCAGGGTTAGACCAGTACAACAAAATGTTAGACCATTTTCGAGACACCTTGAGACTCTAGTAAGTCTTTGAACTGGACTATCCTCGAAATTCATTCGGAAAGATTGATTACGCGAACCCTCGCCCTCTGGATTTAGTGACATCACCTACCGTTAAGAAGTGAGTCTGATCACTGCCAACGTCATAAAGAGTGTAATTAGCCCCTGCTCCAATTCCTATCACTGCACGTTTAGGAAGAGTATGTTCCTGGTTTCGTTTTCCATTTAAATCTTTTACTTTTGAGTCAACTACAGCATCAGTCAACTCAAGATGAAATTGCTGTTTACTTCTAGCTGTGAATAATCTATTCACATTAAGGCGGGTAATTCGATCAAGAAGAGTAAGTGGAGGTGTTTGCATTGTCAGAATGTCTCCTACATCTTTTGAGCTTCCATGAATCAAACCACAATCAAGTTCTACAAATCCAAATTGTAGTGATGATATCCATCCCAAATAATATGGATCTACAGCATTCATAAGAGCATTGACAGCATCGTCTCCTTTATTGAGTCGTAAAGCATCTGCCTTTCTCTCCCCACGGTAACCTGATTCTGCCAATAATTGTTCCTCCCACCAGCCATAGATACAGTGAGGTTTCAAATCACCACGATGAGGATTTACTAATCTATTTAAAAGTGCATCACAATTCTTATTTGGTCCTACAACGTCTCCTAAAACAAAAAGAGTTATATCTCCGCGAGTATTTTTTAAATCTTTTTGAATCAATTCATAGGTCTCAAGATCACCCATAAGACCACTTAAAAGTGCCCAACGTTCAATCATCGTTCGCACACGTGGCTAGCATCTTCAGCCAGTTCAGCAAATTCAAAACCGTTGCTCAAACGCCATGCAAACACATGGGGTAGACCAGCCTCAATAATTGCCTCACATGTTCGATCAATGTCGTAAGCAACTTCTCTAATCTCAACATCATTCTTTATATCGTCATGAATAACATAGGTAGCATTTACTCCTCCATGACGAGGTTCTCCGACAGATCCAGCATTTACAATTCTTCTCATAGGTAAAGTCATTTTTGTATCTTCTCTTTCACGATCGGAAGCATTTTTAATATTTACGCGAATTGATCCATTCCCTAATTCACGTACATATGGGAGATGAGTATGACCGCAAAACAAAGTATCGGCACCGCTCATCTCAACTCGTTCTAATGCTGCGAATGCATCCATATCTGGAAGCAGATACTCATGCTGACTGTTGGGACTTCCATGTACGAATAACGATCTACCTCTTCTAATCGAGGTTGGGAGACTAGCTAGAAATTCTTTGTTTTCATTAGTCAACTTCTCCGTTGTCCATTGATGAGCCATATGCCCCCGCCTTTCTGCAAGCTGAGATGGATAGCTGCAATCACAAGCATCAAGACCATCAATTATGTCTTCATCCCAGCAACCCTGACAGGTTTCTATCTTCCTATCTCTAATAAGCTCAACAACTTCATTTGGCTGAGGACCATAGCCAACAAGATCGCCAAGACATGTAATGGTCTCAATACCTTGCCGATCAATATCATCTAGCACAGCTTCCACTGCTGAGAGATTGGCATGTAAACATGAAATTACTGCGTGTTTCATATCGTCAGGTTGAAAAACTAGGCTGCATTTGTGTATCTCTAAGAGGGGCTTGATGAAGCTCCAAAACTGAATCATTCAAGAGACAAAGCTCAATAGTTGATTCAATTCGTACAGAGTCAAGATTTTTCCCTTGAACAACAAGTTCAGATATTCTTGTAGGTCTACCACTTGGAGGTGAGACAGTATTAAGAGGTAAAAATTGCGAACCTTTTTGACTAACAATCCAGTTAAAGAACATAGATCTACCATCGGGGATATTCATCAAGGCTTTAGCTCTATAAACATCTCCATAAGCACCATTAACCAGCTCGAACCAAAAGGTATTCAGACTAGGTGGATCCCAAACATTCCGATGAAGCTTGAACCTGCATGATTCAATTTGATTGAAATTTAATGTGTCATTAATTGGTAATTCCATATCACGTCCAAAATGAAGGTATTTATCTGGTTCGAGGTTTAAAGTTGCAAGTTGTTTGATTATGCGCGGATCAATTCCAGCCAAACCAAGCTCTTTAGGAATTCGAAACTGAGGAAGCTCAATAAATATAAAAGAATCATCTTGATGCGAAATAGAGTCTGCACTGGAGCTTGATAAATCTATTAATTGAGGAATTTGATCTTTAAGAAAGGCATAGTCAATATCCGTAGAAGCTACTTGCTGTAGATCAATATCTCCGTAACCAGATAGACGCAAAAAGCCACAACTACCTTTGTGTGACTTGAGATTATTAAGGATCCAATTCGTTTTGCCACAGCCTGGCGATCCTGAAATCAGCCACGTATTGCTGCCCATACAGCACACAAATCAATGTATAAGAATATACATTGAATATGAAAACGATAATCATTATTGTTTTGTTACCTTGATATTTGATTATTTAGACATCCTGTCTCAAAAGCCAGTTTTCATGTCTCAAAAAGTTAGACTAAATGGTTAGACCAAGCCTTAGTCTAACCCCTGAGAACCCTTGGTATTACAGACTTTTTAGACGTTGAATAAAAACTCCATAACGTCACCTTCATTTACGATATATTCTTTACCTTCACTTCTTAACCAACCTTTATTTCGAGCTTCCGCTAATGATCCTGCTTCAAGTAGTTTTTTGTATGAAATTGTTTGAGCTCGAATAAATCCCTTTTCAAAATCCGTATGAATCACTCCAGCTGCTTGAGGAGCTGTCATCCCATCCGAAATAGTCCAAGCTTTAGTTTCTTTATCTCCAGTAGTGAAATAAGTGCTTAACCCCAACAACCGATAGGTAGCTTTAATCAGACTAATTAGACCTCCCTCTTCAACTCCCAAATCATTTAAATAATCATCTCTTTCCTCCTCCCCCAATTCAATTAACTCAGCCTCAACTTGCGCTGAAATCTTCACACATTCAGAACCTTCTTTCTTTGCTAGTGTAATTACTTCTTCTGAAAAGGAATTACCCTTCGCAAGTTCATCTTCCCCAAGATTGGTTGCATAAATAATTGGTTTTTCCGTCAGCAAACCTAATGGTTTAATTAATTTCCTTTCTTCATCTGTTAATGAAACACTCCTAACTGCATTTTCATTTTCTAGCGCTTCGCTTAATTTTTCCAATACCTCATATTCCAACTTTGCTTCCTTATTAGTGCTTATTTGTTTTTTTAATCTAGTTCTACGTTTTTCTATCTGATTTAAATCAGACAATGCTAATTCTAAATTTATTATCTCAATATCTCTTGATGGATCTACTGATCCAGACACATGGATAACATCATCATCGCTAAAACACCTAATCACATGAACTATTGCATCCACCTCTCTTATATTTGCTAAGAATTTGTTACCCAGTCCCTCCCCTCTACTGGCTCCCTTAACAAGACCAGCAATATCAACAAATTCCATTCTAGTAGGAATGATTTGCTTACTATTACTGAGTTCTCCAAGCAAATTCAAACGTTGATCAGGCACTGATACAGAGCCTACATTGGGTTCAATTGTACAAAAAGGGAAGTTTGCTGCTTGAGCTTGAGCATTCGCAACAAGAGCATTAAACAAAGTGGACTTTCCTACATTTGGGAGTCCAACAATTCCGGCCTTAAGCATTGAAATGGGTCTTTGAAAGACGCCAGCTGATTAATTTGCCTAAATTAAACCCAATAGTGCCCTTTAACAGCGAAAATATAATGATAAATATCCAAAGGAAAGTTTTTAAGCTTTTTCTTTACTTCATCCAAACTTCCAAAACTCTTGAGCACTTGATTTTCACAAAATGATTTGGAAAAACTTCAAAAAGAAAAAAATTTTAGGCATCATTGCACTTTCTGTATTAAGTGTTGGTGGAATGAGTTTTAAACTTTCACAAGGAAATAGATCAAATAAAGACATAACGGAATTTACAATTGCAGCTGAGAGCGGCAGTTTGCCTGGTCTGATAACTGCGAGTGGTGAATTAAAAGCAAATAAAAGCGTAAATGTAAGTCCAAAAAGACAAGGAATACTTGATGAAATTTTCGTGGAGGAAGGTGATCAGGTCAAGAAAGGAGATCTAATTGCAAAAATGGATTTTGGAGACTTGGAATTTAGAATTGACGAAATAAAAGCGAATTATGAGACTCATAAAGCGAGTTATCTAAGAAGAAAGATGCTCTTCAATGAAGGGGCCATAAGTGCAGAAGAGTATGAAGAATACAAAAATAAGTTTTTAAGAAGCGAAGCTAAATTTAAACAAATAGAAGTCGAAGAGAATGAGACAAACATAAGAGCACCTTTTAGAGGAGTAATAACTAGCAGATACGCAGTCCCTGGGGCATTCGTAACTCCTACGACCTCTGCTTCTTCTTCAAGAGAGGGAGGAGCTACAAGTTCATCAATAGTCAAACTTTCTCAAGGTCTTGAAATAGTTGCGAAAGTTCCTGAAAGTGATATTGGAAGAATAAAAACAGGACAAGAAGCAAGTATCAGGGTAGATGCTTTTCCTGACAAGCGTTTTAAAGCAGTTGTTTTCAAAATCTCTCCAAGTGCAATCAAGAATAACAACGTAACTTCATTTGAAGTCACATTGTTGTTGGGAAATAGGCCTGTAGATTTACGCCTTGGCATGACATCTGATATCAACTTTCAAACGGGCGCAACCAAAATCAGCACGCTTATTCCAACAGTTGCAATTGTCACGGAAGAGGGGAAAACTGGAGTTCTAATAGTCGGCAAGAACAATCAACCAGAATTTAAAAAAGTTGAATTAGGGACTAGTAGTGGTAGCAAGACTGCCATAATATCTGGATTAGAACCTGGAGAAAAAGTTTTTATTGATCTTCCTCCTTGGGCTAAAAAAAGGAAAAGTTAATACACCAATCCCTCTCTGACTGATTCATGGAAGAAATAAGA is a genomic window containing:
- a CDS encoding 5'-methylthioadenosine/adenosylhomocysteine nucleosidase — translated: MEKPPFNPSHIGLLCAMPEEIGSTIENLRNPIESHWGDLRIISGEWYEPGANYPSLYISVAWSGWGKVSAARAATRLLGTFFKERSIDIIFFTGVAGAANSTLHQWDIVIPNELVQHDMDARPLFQRYVIPALKQERISSIKKWVEWASYAIKNSISKNNCKHFGKVETGLIATGDRFVAEKSLIDNLSRDLPGLCAVEMEGAAVAQVAYQERVPWLIVRVISDGADNSAAQNFKDFLKDYEKYSWNLIETLLKNYKTAPWEGKIAI
- a CDS encoding SDR family oxidoreductase, with the translated sequence MTNYLITGSNRGLGLEFCRQLNSERNKIVAICRSTSSELADLGVQVESGIDLTTYESIYKLRNKLSDFKIDIMIHNAGLLERDSFPNINKESVLRQFNINAISPLILTKVFLKNLSNTGKIILISSRMGSIADNSHSDFYGYRMSKSALCMAGKSLSIDLRARGIAVALLHPGMVNTQNRSIPKALTPELSVRELIKKINLLNLEDTGKFWHVNGEIISW
- a CDS encoding tetratricopeptide repeat protein; amino-acid sequence: MDNIDGQNAEGREVKEVKTFSVPFPLEEIKYNSSISIDTFAKPSKEQIKKQALQFHSQGNILEASKYYQYFISLGFKDYRVFLNFGRILKAFSKFDESLDFLEKSIRLNPYSAFPHMYIGEILLIKGDIDNAEKAFLKSLEIDPSLTILYINLGKIFKLKGRIEESEALYSTAIKMATRAELQFI
- a CDS encoding carbamoyltransferase C-terminal domain-containing protein, which codes for MTKILALHFGHNSHAVLLNNGHIESYIQRERISCIKDQGGVDRILIEKCLSDSNTDINEIEQIAITNTQYREFIFEDFNYFNFEYSSNNVDSDIDNYFIKNKDKYIKRNEIVGALTTNENPKATYFNSKQYPQIIPYIDEINKKINLPSQPYLCTSRSDFKEITNCFFKKSKSSFNQSREWAIKNFFIPINVYLQGKKIPGFLVDHHYSHTYSSSVKSKLNKALVFTSDGSGDSLLGNLASIKTESGIFPLAHTTFRGGQFYEICASYIGLDCGKFMGLASYGKSNPEFINLISLKLGENINTLTEAAFLAYYQSYFSINIIDRQYDLLSKEIVNYAANVQSIFELTFLKTISILNRTVVNNLDNESEGIILSGGSALNCPSNTLIAEKTGYKNVFVEPSCNDEGLGFGAAIALENVINNKLSINQLKANQTNYSSPYLGPKAIPLKNELIKQLSDELLFKEIESISWSDNVAKMLVNKSVGIILKDNSEIGPRALGNRSIIAIPDNYEVSNKVNSIKNREKWRPLAPACLEKYFNYFFNGPKNPYMLMTCKAKNIYFPGVIHVDGSSRVQCVDRSSNNFYLILNSIDKLINKPILLLNTSCNRKGEPIINDANTALEYLRTSEIDFLVTDKYLITKKNNSYQSNLDS
- a CDS encoding phosphoesterase, with product MIERWALLSGLMGDLETYELIQKDLKNTRGDITLFVLGDVVGPNKNCDALLNRLVNPHRGDLKPHCIYGWWEEQLLAESGYRGERKADALRLNKGDDAVNALMNAVDPYYLGWISSLQFGFVELDCGLIHGSSKDVGDILTMQTPPLTLLDRITRLNVNRLFTARSKQQFHLELTDAVVDSKVKDLNGKRNQEHTLPKRAVIGIGAGANYTLYDVGSDQTHFLTVGDVTKSRGRGFA
- a CDS encoding metallophosphoesterase family protein, producing MKHAVISCLHANLSAVEAVLDDIDRQGIETITCLGDLVGYGPQPNEVVELIRDRKIETCQGCWDEDIIDGLDACDCSYPSQLAERRGHMAHQWTTEKLTNENKEFLASLPTSIRRGRSLFVHGSPNSQHEYLLPDMDAFAALERVEMSGADTLFCGHTHLPYVRELGNGSIRVNIKNASDREREDTKMTLPMRRIVNAGSVGEPRHGGVNATYVIHDDIKNDVEIREVAYDIDRTCEAIIEAGLPHVFAWRLSNGFEFAELAEDASHVCER
- a CDS encoding GTP-binding protein is translated as MGSNTWLISGSPGCGKTNWILNNLKSHKGSCGFLRLSGYGDIDLQQVASTDIDYAFLKDQIPQLIDLSSSSADSISHQDDSFIFIELPQFRIPKELGLAGIDPRIIKQLATLNLEPDKYLHFGRDMELPINDTLNFNQIESCRFKLHRNVWDPPSLNTFWFELVNGAYGDVYRAKALMNIPDGRSMFFNWIVSQKGSQFLPLNTVSPPSGRPTRISELVVQGKNLDSVRIESTIELCLLNDSVLELHQAPLRDTQMQPSFST
- the ychF gene encoding redox-regulated ATPase YchF, which codes for MLKAGIVGLPNVGKSTLFNALVANAQAQAANFPFCTIEPNVGSVSVPDQRLNLLGELSNSKQIIPTRMEFVDIAGLVKGASRGEGLGNKFLANIREVDAIVHVIRCFSDDDVIHVSGSVDPSRDIEIINLELALSDLNQIEKRRTRLKKQISTNKEAKLEYEVLEKLSEALENENAVRSVSLTDEERKLIKPLGLLTEKPIIYATNLGEDELAKGNSFSEEVITLAKKEGSECVKISAQVEAELIELGEEERDDYLNDLGVEEGGLISLIKATYRLLGLSTYFTTGDKETKAWTISDGMTAPQAAGVIHTDFEKGFIRAQTISYKKLLEAGSLAEARNKGWLRSEGKEYIVNEGDVMEFLFNV
- a CDS encoding efflux RND transporter periplasmic adaptor subunit; translated protein: MIWKNFKKKKILGIIALSVLSVGGMSFKLSQGNRSNKDITEFTIAAESGSLPGLITASGELKANKSVNVSPKRQGILDEIFVEEGDQVKKGDLIAKMDFGDLEFRIDEIKANYETHKASYLRRKMLFNEGAISAEEYEEYKNKFLRSEAKFKQIEVEENETNIRAPFRGVITSRYAVPGAFVTPTTSASSSREGGATSSSIVKLSQGLEIVAKVPESDIGRIKTGQEASIRVDAFPDKRFKAVVFKISPSAIKNNNVTSFEVTLLLGNRPVDLRLGMTSDINFQTGATKISTLIPTVAIVTEEGKTGVLIVGKNNQPEFKKVELGTSSGSKTAIISGLEPGEKVFIDLPPWAKKRKS